A single window of Symphalangus syndactylus isolate Jambi chromosome 4, NHGRI_mSymSyn1-v2.1_pri, whole genome shotgun sequence DNA harbors:
- the LOC129480249 gene encoding patched domain-containing protein 3 gives MQWVEPEPGRGPEQKPKLTKRDSATGPEWYQESQESESEGKHPPPGPLVPPKPPEPSGPPASERDDAPPRPSVLDDAPSLPLELEDAPLPEEETPEPTAICRHRHRCHTDCLEGPLCRAFQWLGWQVGAHPWIFLLAPLMLTAALGTGFLYLPKDEEEDLEEQYTPVGSPAKAERRFVQGHFTTNDSYRFSASRRSTEANFASLLVVSYSDSLLDPATFAEVSKLDGTVQDLRVARENGSQIQYQQVCARYRALCVPPNPLLYAWQVDKTLNLSSISFPTYNHGGHPLYLTGFFGGHILGGSLGMGQLLLRAKAMRLLYYLKTEDPEYDTQSKQWLTHFLDQFTNIKNTLALKKIEVVHFTSLSRQLEFQATSVTVIPMFHLAYILIILFAVTSCFRFDCIRNKMCVAAFGVISAFLAVVSGFGLLLHIGVPFVIIVANSPFLILGVGVDDMFIMISAWHKTRLADDIRERMSNVYSKAAVSITITTITNILAFYTGIMSSFRSVQCFCIYTGTTLLFCYFYNITCFGAFMALDGKREVVCLRWLKKADPKWSSFKKFCCFPFGSVPDEHGTDIHPMSLFFRDYFGPFLTSSESKYFVVFIYVLYIISSIYGCFHVQEGLDLRNLASDDSYITPYFNIEEDYFSDYGPRVMVIVTKKVDYWDKDVRQKLENCITIFEENVYVDKNLTEFWLDAYVQYLKGNSQDPNDKNTFINNIPDFLSNFPNFQHDINISSSNEIISSRGFIQTTDVSSSAKKKIMLFQLRRIAEDCEIPLMVYNQAFIYFDQYAAILENTVRNVLVASAAMFIVSLLLIPYPLCALWVTFAIGSVIVGVTGFMTFWKVNLDSISMINLVICIGFSFDFSAHISYAFVSSSQPSVNQKSIEALYLLGYPVLQSAISTIIGLCVLAAAKAYIFRTFFKIMFLVMIFGAAHGLIFIPVFLTFFGRFI, from the exons ATGCAGTGGGTGGAGCCCGAGCCCGGGCGGGGGCCCGAGCAGAAGCCTAAGCTCACCAAACGGGACTCTGCCACCGGGCCGGAGTGGTACCAGGAATCTCAGGAATCGGAGTCGGAAGGCAAGCACCCACCCCCGGGACCTCTGGTACCCCCGAAACCGCCCGAACCCTCAGGACCCCCGGCGTCGGAGCGGGACGATGCACCCCCCCGGCCGTCGGTGCTGGACGATGCACCCAGCCTGCCGCTGGAGCTGGAAGATGCACCCCTGCCGGAGGAGGAAACCCCCGAACCCACGGCCATCTGCAGGCACCGGCACCGCTGTCACACCGACTGCCTAGAGGGGCCGCTGTGCCGCGCCTTCCAGTGGCTAGGGTGGCAGGTGGGCGCGCACCCCTGGATCTTCCTGCTGGCGCCCTTGATGCTGACAGCCGCACTGGGCACCGGCTTCCTGTACCTACCCAAGGACGAAGAGGAAGACCTAGAGGAGCAGTACACCCCTGTGGGGAGCCCGGCCAAGGCGGAGCGGCGCTTCGTGCAGGGCCATTTCACCACCAACGACTCCTACCGCTTCTCCGCTTCCAGGAGGAGCACCGAAGCCAATTTCGCCTCGCTTCTGGTGGTCTCCTACAGCGACTCACTGCTGGACCCGGCCACGTTTGCAGAAGTCAGCAAACTGGACGGCACGGTGCAGGATCTGCGTGTGGCGCGGGAAAACGGAAGCCAGATCCAGTACCAGCAGGTGTGCGCGAGGTACAGGGCGCTCTGCGTGCCCCCCAACCCGCTCCTGTACGCCTGGCAGGTGGACAAAACGCTCAACCTCAGCAGCATCTCCTTCCCTACCTACAACCACGGCGGGCACCCCCTCTACCTGACCGGTTTCTTCGGAGGACACATCTTGGGGGGCAGCCTAGGAATGGGCCAGTTACTCCTGCGGGCCAAGGCCATGCGGCTGCTGTATTACCTGAAGACGGAGGACCCCGAGTACGACACGCAGAGCAAGCAGTGGCTCACCCATTTCCTCGACCAATTTACCAACATTAAGAACACCTTGGCCTTGAAGAAAATTGAG GTGGTCCACTTTACATCGCTTTCCAGACAACTGGAATTTCAGGCAACTTCTGTGACTGTGATCCCTATGTTTCACCTGGCATACATTCTCATCATTCTGTTTGCAGTCACATCATGCTTTAG GTTTGACTGCATACGAAACAAAATGTGTGTTGCGGCCTTTGGAGTGATTTCTGCTTTCTTGGCAGTGGTGAGCGGCTTTGGCCTGCTGTTACACATTGGGGTGCCATTTGTCATCATAGTTGCCAATTCGCCATTTCTTATTCTAG gtgTTGGGGTTGATGACATGTTTATCATGATTTCTGCCTGGCATAAGACCAGGCTTGCAGATGACATACGAGAGCGGATGTCCAATGTTTATTCAAAAGCGGCAGTGTCTATTACAATCACTACCATCACTAACATCCTGGCCTTCTATACAGGGATTATGAGCTCTTTTAGGTCCGTACAATGTTTTTGCATCTATACAGGAACGACCctgttattttgctatttttataacATCACCTGTTTTGGAGCATTTATGGCCTTGGATGGTAAAAGAGAAGTAGTCTGCCTACGCTGGTTGAAAAAGGCTGACCCAAAATGGTCCTCATTTAAAAAGTTCTGCTGTTTCCCATTTGGTTCTGTCCCAGATGAACATGGAACTGATATCCATCCAAtgagtttgttttttagagactaTTTTGGCCCCTTTCTCACAAGCAGTGAGTCCAAGTATTTTGTAGTCTTTATATATGTTTTGTACATCATAAGCAGTATATATGGGTGTTTCCATGTGCAGGAAGGTTTAGACCTTCGAAATCTGGCAAGTGACGATTCCTACATCACACCATATTTTAACATAGAGGAGGATTATTTTTCAGATTATGGTCCCAGGGTTATGGTTATTGTTACTAAAAAAGTTGACTACTGGGATAAAGATgttaggcaaaaactggaaaactGTATTacaatttttgaagaaaatgtctATGTAGATAAAAATCTTACAGAGTTTTGGTTAGATGCATATGTGCAATATTTAAAAGGTAACAGCCAAGATCCAAATGATAAGAATACTTTTATAAACAATATTCCTGATTTTTTAagcaattttccaaattttcagcATGATATTAATATTTCATCATCAAATGAAATCATTTCTTCCCGGGGCTTCATTCAGACAACAGATGTTTCTTCCTcagccaaaaagaaaataatgttattcCAATTACGACGCATAGCTGAAGACTGTGAAATTCCCCTAATGGTATATAACCAggcatttatatattttgatcaGTATGCTGCAATATTAGAAAACACTGTTCGAAATGTATTGGTTGCATCAGCAGCTATGTTCATTGTTTCCTTATTGTTAATCCCTTATCCATTGTGTGCCTTGTGGGTGACTTTTGCTATTGGTTCTGTGATTGTAGGGGTAACGGGTttcatgacattctggaaagtcAATCTTGATTCCATATCCATGATTAATCTTGTCATTTGTATAGGGTTTTCTTTCGATTTTTCTGCACACATTTCCTATGCATTTGTTTCTAGTTCTCAGCCCTCAGTAAACCAAAAATCAATTGAGGCATTGTATCTTCTAGGCTACCCAGTGTTACAAAGTGCAATTTCAACAATAATAGGGTTGTGTGTTTTAGCTGCAGCGAAAGCATACATCTTCAGAACATTTTTTAAGATTATGTTTCTTGTTATGATATTTGGGGCAGCTCATGGCCTAATTTTTATTCCAGTATTCTTAACCTTTTTTGGAAGGTTTATTTGA